The Clostridiales bacterium genome has a segment encoding these proteins:
- the folD gene encoding bifunctional methylenetetrahydrofolate dehydrogenase/methenyltetrahydrofolate cyclohydrolase FolD, with the protein MGAILLDGKAIAAAIRQEIKNEIDSKNIKCGLAVILVGDDEASKIYVKNKIKACSQVGIKSYAYYLQPTAEENEILQLIDALNNDANIHGILVQLPLPSHIKTNKVISAINPKKDVDGFCPQNMGRLFLGESQTLAPCTPSGIIEILKRSNIEISGKNAVIVGRSNIVGKPAAFMMLRENATVTITHSKTKDLKSITSLADILIVAAGKQELIDASMVKKGAVVIDVGIHRTEQGLKGDVKFDEVSKIAQAITPVPGGVGPMTIAMLLKNTLKAAKDILEIQ; encoded by the coding sequence ATGGGCGCCATTTTATTGGACGGAAAGGCTATCGCGGCTGCTATTAGGCAAGAGATCAAAAACGAGATTGATTCAAAAAATATTAAGTGCGGGCTTGCGGTTATTTTGGTAGGGGATGACGAAGCAAGCAAAATATATGTAAAAAATAAAATCAAAGCTTGTTCTCAAGTCGGTATCAAGTCTTACGCTTACTATCTACAACCGACAGCCGAAGAAAACGAGATATTGCAACTCATTGACGCGCTGAATAATGATGCTAATATCCATGGAATACTCGTTCAATTGCCGCTTCCTTCGCATATTAAAACGAATAAAGTCATATCGGCGATTAATCCTAAAAAAGATGTTGACGGTTTTTGCCCACAAAATATGGGCAGATTATTTTTGGGCGAGAGCCAAACACTAGCGCCTTGCACGCCTTCTGGGATTATAGAAATTTTAAAAAGAAGCAATATAGAAATCAGCGGCAAAAACGCGGTTATAGTAGGCAGAAGCAATATAGTGGGCAAACCCGCCGCTTTTATGATGTTAAGGGAAAACGCTACGGTAACAATAACCCACAGTAAAACAAAAGACCTGAAGTCTATAACATCTTTGGCGGATATTTTGATTGTCGCAGCGGGCAAACAAGAATTGATTGACGCGTCTATGGTCAAAAAAGGCGCGGTAGTGATAGATGTAGGGATACATCGCACCGAGCAAGGCCTAAAGGGCGATGTTAAATTTGACGAAGTTTCAAAAATAGCGCAAGCTATAACTCCGGTTCCTGGAGGAGTAGGGCCTATGACTATCGCTATGCTGTTAAAAAACACCTTA
- the nusB gene encoding transcription antitermination factor NusB produces the protein MSRIQAREKAFLLIFEYLFHRAKSEITLNNIVQDLSFTDDDRQYIKTVYEGVIANYEKLENIIAQYSEGFAINRIFRIDLGILLLALYELLYMDDIPVSVTCNEAVNLTKIYSTEKSPSYVNGILANIIKKEGIVK, from the coding sequence ATGAGCAGAATACAAGCGAGGGAAAAAGCTTTTTTATTGATTTTTGAATATCTTTTTCATCGCGCTAAGAGCGAGATAACCCTGAACAATATTGTTCAGGATTTATCATTTACAGACGATGACAGGCAATATATCAAAACCGTGTATGAAGGCGTAATAGCCAATTATGAAAAGCTGGAAAATATTATAGCGCAATATTCCGAAGGGTTTGCGATAAATAGAATATTTAGGATTGATTTGGGCATTTTGCTCCTGGCGTTGTATGAGTTGCTTTATATGGACGACATTCCTGTTTCGGTAACATGCAACGAAGCGGTCAATCTCACCAAAATATATTCCACCGAAAAGAGCCCGTCATATGTGAATGGAATATTGGCTAATATAATAAAAAAAGAAGGTATAGTAAAATAA